Below is a window of Xiphophorus maculatus strain JP 163 A chromosome 19, X_maculatus-5.0-male, whole genome shotgun sequence DNA.
TACACTAGAGCCGCATTTGTGCAGTCGCAGGACACAAATGTGCACATTCACATGCACATTCACATTCATACACCGACATGCAAACTGGTAGGTAATTTGGGATTAAATACTTTTCCTTTTAAACGGTTCTTCTTGTACTTTAATTTGCAGGAGGTCAGACAGGAGAgaaggagggaagacatgcagcaaaggtcccAGAGTTGGGAACTGAACCCAGGACCACTTTATGAAAGACTAATAGGCTTTTGAGAGTCTGATCTACATCGACTCTACGCAACCAGTTATTAAGGTCATCAGTTTTCCACACGAGGGCAATCAGGCTTGTATCTTTTTCACCTGGTAAATGAAATcgtaatttgatatttttttcctattattattactttttctcatctgttttaaaaagttgtttgaaaatctgatatatttaaaatgcaataaaatcaaattatttgcatattaattaagcttagttttttttgggggggggaagtACCAATTTTAACTGCACTAAAGAATTTTTAAAGAGGTTAAACATGGATTAAAATAGCATGATGATGTAATGGTAAATAACCGCATCATCCGTGAACCATAGTTGGAGCTATGCTagctatttgtttatttaaattgaaaataagaCATGGTCCCAATGTTAACCCTTGAGGAACACCCAAACAGACTTTATAAAGATCAAACGGTTTGGATATACGTACAAAAAGCACAGTACATCCTTTGTTCCCATAGCGATAATGACGTTGTTTGTAACAGATGTGATGGCAGTTATTGTGCCGTGTCAAAGATACTTGTCTGTAACAACCTTAATAGAAACTACTTAACCtatagatttaaatattttagctgtGATTAAACATCTTCGCATATGGTGATAACTGACTTTAAGACAACTGTAAAACTGTTACCAGACTTGATGAGCTAGGATTCAacccacaaaaaacacaaagattaatAACTCAGGCAATAGGCAGAGCTGGCAAATTTACTGCTGTTTGGAATGAAATGATCTCAGCAAGACGTTTGGTGGTGAAACTAAGAACAACGAACACCTCTCTAGGGACTACATGTAGTGGCGTGATACCTTTGGAGTGCATTTTCGAGGCAGAGGTACAGAGAGCTGCAATGTCCGAGGAGAGGGGTTAACACAGAGAGCTGCATGGCTAACAACAAATGGGTCATAACCGTCATACACATCTTTCCGTATTTTGGGGCAGGAAAGTTCAAGAAGTCTCTTGGAGGGTATGTAATTTCTGGCTGAGATGGAAACTGGCCAGCATGCTGAGCGATGCCTCTGATACAGCGGATGCTCTGCCCTTGGAACTATAAAGACAAATGCAATCAACAACAAGCAGAGCAACGGCAACATCTCaccaaaaacattgcatgtgAAACTTACACTCACTCGCTAGCATGCTTAGATGGATCGAGGTCAAATGGGTTATAGGCCGAGGTTCAGATTTGTTGTTAGGTTCAGGTTCAGGACATCGCATCCTTGGCTGGGCGAGCTTGCAAATTCGGGGGGAGGCCACTGCCGTCAGCGACGCTTTACTCACCTACAGAAAACACAACGCAGATAGAGTAGCTCTAGAAAAGTTAGGATCGTAAAGTGTTATTGCCTCACTCTCCTCCCCGACTCTCCCGGTTAACCATCAGGAGGAACGGTAAAGCTTGTCAGAGTCGATGggaggatggatggagctaaatactgGGTGTAGTACTAACCGGTAACGTAATTACAGCCACTACCGTAGTACCTATGcataacatttatatttgagacaatttaaatgttattagGTCAACAACTACAATagccaaaaacacaaacatttgtcCAATAATATAGTTATTGGAAATTATTGGTCCAGATTTAAAACGCAACAACTGCGGCAGATAAtgaaatactaaataaatgatCCATTTCTTGgaagtaaaatacttttttgcagttttgggtTCAATGGATATTACATACAGTCATTCAAACATAAGCACTCTCTCCGTGAATATGTTTGTCACACCTATTTAGAGAATTATTTGTTGTACTATTCACTTGAAACGGTTTTAAATAACGCAGCAATGTGGAGTCATGATTTTAGATTATGTgatcctttattttatttactacaTGTTGTACAATCAAAAATTTTGCTACATCATTAGTTGGGGATTATGTAAttggttttattacatttaaaatggctaaaattaTTACACTTTTGGCTGTTATTACTGGTTGCTGCAAAGAACATTCTGTTAGAGTTTTTGCAAAGTGCGAGACTCAAGTGGAGGTTCATGTTCTAGCAGGTTATGACCCTAAACCTACAGAAATTAGGATGTTGTGAGTATCAAGCCCACTGCAATATAATATGACTAAAACTCAGATCCTGAAGATGGTATGCATCATTAAACTCTTCCTGTTGTTTTACAGCATATTGGTGTATGCAAGTATCTGAATCGATCGAACAACTGTTTGTCCCTCTTTCTATCATCTTCTGCCTACATGAGATTGGCTTATAGAGGTAACAGACTCATGGGAAAACCCACACATCTCTCAACTATCTCAAACTATGCAGTTCCTCACAGGAGGCTGTACACTCTCAGACCAGAGTGTACGTATATGTAAATAGCTACTTCAGTGAGATCTAGGTTTATCTCCAGGATTTATTCCTGGAGATAAAGATAAGCATGAAAATTCTTGATTTCTCGACTTTTAAATCTTGTGCAGTAACTACGGACTCTTAATCTCACTCCACCCTTCCCGTATTTACGAAAAAAAACTAAGGAGACTAAATCATTTAAACCCACCTGCCCAAGGAGGAGACTGATAATGAGGattcagaaacaaaacttttatatCTGTTGGTTCagcaggaaacaaaacagaagaaatcagaGTCAAGTGTGCCCACAAGTGTAAAATTTAGTGTACAGGTGCTCTTCAGACCTGATATTcaggtcttttttttgtgagtTGTATGTAGAAAAGAGGCACAATGGGCTACCTCTGGTCACCAGTACAGCAGATTTTAGACATGTACATGTTGCTACTCACAGGTGTTGGTAGAGGGAGTTCAGGCTGCCACCCTGTTGCATGGGGCCGAGGTTGAGCCAGTTGACATAATCGTTCAGATGGGAAGGCATGGAGAGCCCATTTGCTGAGCTTCGTTTTGGGAGCAAGCCTAAAAGAAAAGATAGAAAGAGACACTTTGATCTAGTCAtagtaatataaaaatgtatgtggCAAAAATGATAGGAAAGGGAGGCTGACTAGATGAGACATACAGATTTACtttcctttatttgtttatagTAACTATTTGATATACATAACATGACATGAAAGATGTTTAGCGACATAGTATATTTTTCAAAACGAGAGATAGGAAAGATTAAGACAAGTTATAGATAGTACATCAGAGTGCATTTacatggtaaaataaaaaagaacagaaatcaGAAGAAGTCAGGTTCATTCTTCAAACTGCTATATTTACCGGATACGAGAAGTTCGAGTTCTGGTCAAGTCTGCCCAAGTAGGGGCCAACTCTGTGAGAagcaaggaaaaacaaaaacaatgctgTAGCATCACAACAAAAATTTGTGATTTCATACCAAAGAAATTGGGCAAAAATAGAAACCATACTGGGTTGCTTGGTGGCTTCTGTCTTCACAGATGGTTTTCTTTCGAGCCACTGAACagtttgactgaaaaacaaGAGGAGGCTCACttaaaaacaagagagaaactgaacagcagcagcttttggTGTTAGTTATTCTTACCGGTCCAGATATTTGAGCTGGTCAGATGTACTGTCAGATGGTTGCTGAATTTCAGGTCCCATGACAGCAGTATAGGCTGATGACACacactttggaaaaaatgtcaaGACATATACATTCCTAATATTGTAATCACACAATTCAATGTATCTAATGGGTATTTTATATGCTAAGACAACATGAAGCAGTGAGAGCCTAGTCACTAAGTGGAAAGACGctaatacatggttttcaaaaccttttacaaaactaaatctaaaataatGTATATAAGGAACACATAATATACATTATGTATATTTGGCTTAATTCATTAAATCAAATGGATTTACCAAATCAAATCCATTTGACTTGGcaagccaaaataaaatccagtgcaaccttTTGCCTTCTGATATTACACAAAGTATTTAGTAAATACGGTAAAACTTTGTGTAATGTGTTCTCAGACAGGCCCATGCTAAAGGTAGAGataatttagaaacaatattCAAAAATTTTGGACATTGTCAATTCATGATTAGTAAATGGAAATACTATAGTATGGGGTGTGCAgttagcactgttgccttgcagcaagaagataTGGGGTTCTTTCttcatggagtttgcatgtttcctCTGTGTTTGCTTGAGTTTTCTCCTGGTTCTCTGATCACATTAATTAGCTTCTCTAAAATTGCCTTCAGGTGTGAGTCACCTTGTCCAGAGTTTTCCCAGCCTCATGCCCGAAGACAGATGGAGATAGTCACCAGTCTCAAAGCAAGGTTGCATGGGTAAGAGGTTGCACCCAACCTCTGACCCAAATCATAAGTCTTGATTAGGAGTCAGGTCCAACCGGCTTCAGCTTTGGGTAAGCcgaaacaacttaaaataacatTGATAGTCTCTCTCTTTGTCATATGAAAATGCCAAGAATGAGCTATAAAGCAAACGTTAGCTAAAGTACTGTCACTAGCATGGGCTATCAGTAGCATGTTGTGCACCAGTACAAAGTAAACAGCAGTGTAAAGGCTAACACAAGCCACAATGCTAAGATTTGCTAAAATACAGTGGATAGTGTAAACAATTTACAACCATGATGTgtgtaaaaacagaagcaataaAACAGTAAAGAGACGTTTTTCCATGAAGGTGAGTAAATTTTGCTACTAAGCATCAAACATCGACCACTGTGGCTAGCTAATATCCAGAGGAAACACATGCCATCTAACACAGCACGGATTTACTCTGATTGCTTTACTATCCATATGGATAAGgatatattaataattataaaaataataatatgttttattcataagaCCTTTTACACCTTGACATCTCAAAGGGTTacaaaagtctaaaaacaaaacaagcaattgcaatggataaaaataaacacataaataaatgaaagaggTTCAAATAAACATCTAAGTGAACCAAAAATGTGgctaaaaagaaatgttcttaAAATAGTCAGTGGACTCTGGCGCCCTCAGAGTGTCAGGAAGGGCATGCCATAGATGTGGAGTGGTAGCGCAGAAGGCCTCAGTTTGGTTTTCGGTGTGTGGAGAAGGTTTGAGAGTGGAGTGGTGCAAGCAAGTTGTGCTTTGAGGGTTAAGCAGTTCTTTGAAATAGGTGGGGGCATTTCTGTAGATGAATTGGTGTGAGAGGAGGGAAATCTTGTATTCAATCGTGGTGGAAACGGGAAGCCAGTGGAGACAGTGGAGGTTTGAGGTCATGTTTGTACACTCTCATCAGTACCCCAGCTGCAACATTCTGGATATAGTGGAGCTTCTGCAGAATCTTTCTAGGAAACCAAATGAGAAGTGTGTGCGCAGTCTGCAGGTGACAAAGGCATGGGcccgtttttttttacatctgagGGGGAGAGAATGGGACGGATTTTGGAAATGGTGAAAGAAGGGGGTTGACATGAGATTCAAAAGTGAGCTGTGGATCCAGTTTTACACTAAGATTTGTGACTGCTAATGAAAGAAGAATATTGGAAGCAGAGAAGAAGTTGCTGGTTATGGATGATGATTGGGTCTGATGAGAGGATGGCTTCAGTTTTGGAGCTGAGGAGTTGGAGAAAGTTCTGCTGCAGCCAGACCTTTATTTCCTCCAAGCAAGTGTTGAGTTTTGATGAGGTTGCTGGTGATGAATAAGGCTGGGTTGCAACTGTGGCATTTACAGAAAGTATTAAACATGAACATAAATTATAgatgtgcaaatattttttttttctggctgcaACAACTGtgtttgagcaaaaaaaaaatatatataaaaatttaacTTGCATTCAGTCGCTGCTGTAATTCAGCACATGCGATCACTGCTTATGTGCCCATATTTATAATCACTTGATTTTAAACAGTACctgtttaagtttatttgatttttttatttattatagctttatcactttatttttatgctttcttttaTCTCATTTATCTCTGATGTTCAGCACTTGTTTCAgctgtataaaataaaattggtatTGTTGCTaattatgatttattattatgCGTCACACATAGCCTGTAATAGAGAAGACAGACATTCCAGCTGATAGGCCTTCGTCTTGATattgagactttttttctttttattgccgTTTCTGGCGATTACACTTACAATTTGCGCAATAGATAGAGTCTTTCCGGACACGGATCAACTTCACGCTCTTAAAATACAACCATCATTCCCCTCATTAAAGCTCCGTCGGTAAACACAAATGACTAGCTGACTACTTTCATAAGATGTGCTATTGCTCTACACTGAATTAATTCTCCTGAAGCGCAGAAAAAGCcttggaaaaacaaatttaaggaTTGTTTAATGCTCCTGCTATGTAGCGCTGTTTACCGTTTGCCCACCAAGTTGGCGCATTTCTGGGGTAACCTACTTCCGGGTCGGGCTTTTGCGAGAACTATCTACTCTGGACTTTATTTGGAAAGCCTAAAGTGGTTGTCAATTTAGGGCTGGTCAAATGCGGAGCTTACCCCCTTCTGTCTTCTGCCAGCTTGCCTCTAGGCGGCGTACTCGTGCCAATTTTAGGTCTCCATTGCTACGAACACTGGCTGCCCTGGTCAGCActctgttgctatggtaattaACCCCACTGACACACAGGTCCGGATGGAATTCTAGAGCTAGCTagtagtgatgggattttcggctccttttcgagatgcggctctaatggctcttcttactgtggagagccggctctttcggctccccatatatatttttgacattattaattaattaatagcttaaacctaattttataatattttgtttcattattgacattgttaagcacttatgatgagtaaaaatgccggataacaatgctatagcaataccgatgcgtgtgatgtctGCATGGgcctgtgcaggttgtttgtcgagcctgcacgataggaaatgctgactttgcacagtctgcactctgccctggagcttaatgtagcattaaaatgagtccaaatcttgctccgttttctgtcactcatttattttcacctattcagttctcacactgactccccttctttctgtgcttcttgaccgctgagtgagtgtctgtacataaacacctgccgacgaacgctatacagcttggccagttgcctgccgtttccacaaaaaaagtggagataaacttttttttcagtgttttccccgccacattattaattgaaactatgtgtgattggtcagatgtgtggagcacaccttgacatgagggcagtggaccgacagaggaaaaaaactctccgctctagCACTGGCAGTAGAGCGaaacgcgcaaggagagggagaaggggggagagagacagcgaggcaccgcaggacaaaaaaaaaaacgatgtggggaaaaactatcggctctggcacttgcagagcacaagcacaacgacagggaggcggagagacagcgatatactgtagaaaaaaacccggctcccattgtggagccggttccaatcgttcacttcaaagagccggctcttagagccggatcgttcgcgaccgacacatcactaaaTTCTAGAGCTAGCTAGTCTGACTCAAGAAAAGCGGTCCGAATAACATCTTCCCGTTCAGGAACACTACAGTGGTATCGGAACCATCTTGGTCGAGGGCCGTCTGTCTTCTTCGACTGTGCCTCATTCACAGTGAAAGCACGTCGGTGTGTGCAGTCCGTTGGTCATGACCAGGCGATGTCAGAAGAGCGATATTTGTAAGGGAACAAGGGGAggtaagaaaataataataataataataataataaaattggtCAGTCAGCGACAAACCCACTGACTGCCTCTCTTGTTGGTCGTCAGTTGCACCCAGCCACACTGAAATACGACTTTTCCCAAAAAACTTTGGGGCGATTTGGAGGCCACTTGTGGAAAAACCGTATGCGGAATatgctggttttttttttttttttttttaacagagtacATAATTATCTCTGCGAACACAGAGTTAAATGACGTTTCTATGACGACACCGAAAATcctcatgattttttttccaacacctGCCTCAAGTCTTGGGCGATTTTTGTGGCCATGGTAACTCGAAAAGCCAACACAGGTAACGGCACACATCGGGATTTCGAGCCGCAGGTTCTGATATTCTGGGCTACAGTTCGGGCTCGCATTAATTTCTGAACGTTGAGGAGGAGAATAATAGGTGCCTGCTTGCATTGATATAGCAGAACCCAATaagataaaatacaattttttaaaaaaagatttggacGAGTATTATTCACAGCAGCAGACAAAAGGTCCATAATAACTCTGAAAGTGGTCGAAACTTCACAACTCAGTTGGGAAAATATCTTAGGATAACTAATGAACAGGGAATGCCACAAATCTGACCGTAGCGAaagagtggaaataaaaataaaataaattttagaaagaaagccacaagaagtTGAGATTGCTCCAAGACAttaaggcaaaaacaaacatgtgggAGAAGGTGTTCTGGTTAGGTGAGACCAAGGCTGAACTCTCTGGCCTGTAATTGGGACTCTGTGGTGGAAAGCCAACACTGCACAACACCTTGAACACACCTTGACTTATGATTTCCCtcaattaacatttaatttgcagTCATTACAACATGCGTCaggttttttaaagttaaataacacATATTTgctattgaaaataaaaaaaacagcacaaagtgGAAAACAGAACACCTTTATTTTTAGCTTACATTTAGAGTTGTATAAAATAGCACAGTAAATAACCTACCAAAGTTTCTTTGATAATCAGGACCACAAAGCCATAATATAACACTGTAGTAAATACTCTCTAAACTAGTATTGCAGGAGTTTGTTGTCAAGTTAACGAGTCATGTTTACCTGACACagcaacatgacaaaacaagAACACTGCAGGGTGCATGGCTGCAACATTGCAGGACATTCACAAGCCTCTGAAAACCAGAGTCCAAGGAAGCAAAGGCTGACTGATACTGATGTAGTGTTTGGGTTATTTATAATAGATATTTCAAGGGCAATAATAGTGTTGGTTGTTGCTGTAGAAACATTTTGACTGTGGTTTTAATAACCTGGCTATCTAGTGAAAACCACATGAGAGTAACgggagaaagacaaaaaatgttatgGTTTATCGGCACAAACTAAAGTATCCTTCGACTGCATGAAGCTCTTTAAAACGCCATTCttgatattaaaacaaagatttcatTCCAACACATTGAAAACATGGCACCAAGCAACTTCTTCAGGGCAGCGTTTGGAGGGTTGCAGTGGAGAAATGTGAAGACGTAATCTGTAAATGTTGAGTAGACATTGCTTTCAGTAGCACCAGGCGGAACAGGAGCGTGTGCGTCGGCGTCAGAGGGTCTGCACAATGACGGGGTACAGCAGGGACATGTGCTCGGCTCCTCTGATGGGCAGCTTGTGTGTGGTGTAGTAGTGGATGACCTCGGGGATGGTGCAGAAAGGAGGACTGTTTTCACCGAGAACGTAGCGGCCGTCTGCGGACTGGGTGAACTTCATGTGCATGAAGCCCTTACAACTCCTGGCAGGAAGACAAAACAACACGGGTGATTAATTCCACACAGACCGATGCGTTCAC
It encodes the following:
- the theg gene encoding testicular haploid expressed gene protein isoform X1; protein product: MGPEIQQPSDSTSDQLKYLDRQTVQWLERKPSVKTEATKQPKLAPTWADLTRTRTSRIRLAPKTKLSKWALHAFPSERLCQLAQPRPHATGWQPELPLPTPVSKASLTAVASPRICKLAQPRMRCPEPEPNNKSEPRPITHLTSIHLSMLASEFPRAEHPLYQRHRSACWPVSISARNYIPSKRLLELSCPKIRKDVYDGYDPFVVSHAALCVNPSPRTLQLSVPLPRKCTPKVSRHYM
- the theg gene encoding testicular haploid expressed gene protein isoform X2, which translates into the protein MGPEIQQPSDSTSDQLKYLDRQTVQWLERKPSVKTEATKQPKLAPTWADLTRTRTSRIRLAPKTKLSKWALHAFPSERLCQLAQPRPHATGWQPELPLPTPVSKASLTAVASPRICKLAQPRMRCPEPEPNNKSEPRPITHLTSIHLSMLAIPRAEHPLYQRHRSACWPVSISARNYIPSKRLLELSCPKIRKDVYDGYDPFVVSHAALCVNPSPRTLQLSVPLPRKCTPKVSRHYM